The Allorhodopirellula heiligendammensis genome includes a window with the following:
- a CDS encoding phytanoyl-CoA dioxygenase family protein has product MSIKVDEIPNPTPAQLAALPREVGFVPAVNAHPQTLSPAQIDGYNDLGFLMPLDGLQVDEVRELRAFFDGVLAAFIELGRTSYSINTAHLRFARIYQLVQHPRIVAAVADLLGPNIVCWGSHFFCKMPHDGKRVPWHQDSTYWPLSPTKTVTVWLAIDDADPENANMKFIPRSHQHGLIDYDESQDANTVLNLAVENAESYGDREVDVTLRSGQFSMHSDLLLHGSEANCSDRRRCGLTIRYAAADVTTWYDWHQKGILVRGENTSGQWANPAMPDH; this is encoded by the coding sequence GTGTCAATCAAAGTCGACGAAATCCCCAACCCCACCCCCGCACAGCTCGCTGCGTTGCCGCGAGAGGTGGGGTTCGTGCCCGCGGTCAATGCGCATCCTCAGACGCTGAGCCCGGCGCAGATTGACGGTTACAATGACCTGGGGTTTTTGATGCCACTGGATGGATTGCAGGTGGACGAAGTCCGGGAACTGCGAGCTTTTTTCGACGGTGTGCTTGCGGCGTTCATTGAACTGGGCCGGACCAGCTATTCGATCAACACGGCGCATTTGCGGTTCGCACGGATCTATCAATTGGTGCAGCATCCCCGCATCGTCGCGGCTGTTGCCGATCTACTCGGGCCGAATATTGTCTGTTGGGGATCGCATTTCTTTTGCAAGATGCCGCACGATGGTAAACGCGTGCCATGGCATCAAGACAGCACCTATTGGCCGCTCAGCCCAACGAAGACAGTGACGGTCTGGCTGGCCATCGACGACGCCGATCCCGAAAACGCGAACATGAAATTCATCCCGCGTTCGCATCAACATGGTTTGATTGACTATGACGAATCGCAGGACGCCAATACGGTATTGAACCTCGCCGTCGAGAACGCAGAATCCTACGGTGATCGCGAGGTGGACGTGACCCTGCGCTCCGGGCAGTTTTCCATGCACTCAGACCTGTTGTTGCATGGATCAGAGGCCAATTGTTCCGATCGTCGACGATGTGGATTGACAATTCGCTACGCCGCCGCTGACGTGACGACCTGGTACGATTGGCACCAGAAAGGCATTCTCGTTCGCGGTGAGAACACGAGTGGGCAGTGGGCGAATCCGGCGATGCCCGATCATTAA
- a CDS encoding GNAT family N-acetyltransferase: protein MNAESKPTITPTCEIRQALPTDAEAIHALMRPFVSQHLLLARSEAEIIELTRHGFVAMQGSRCMGFSAVEIYSPKLAELQCLAVHPEAQRTGVGRQLVNQCIERARSLGVMEVLAISSSEDFLRSCGFDFSLPDQKKALFYQIRERPFDDR from the coding sequence ATGAATGCAGAATCCAAACCTACTATCACGCCGACCTGCGAAATTCGCCAGGCGCTGCCTACCGATGCCGAGGCCATCCATGCCCTCATGCGGCCTTTTGTTTCGCAGCACTTGCTGTTAGCCCGCAGCGAAGCCGAGATTATTGAACTGACTCGCCATGGATTTGTCGCCATGCAAGGCTCTCGCTGCATGGGGTTTTCGGCAGTGGAAATCTACTCGCCGAAACTCGCCGAACTGCAGTGTCTCGCCGTGCACCCAGAGGCTCAACGGACCGGAGTGGGACGCCAACTGGTGAATCAATGCATCGAACGAGCCCGCTCACTCGGTGTGATGGAAGTGCTTGCCATCAGCTCGTCGGAGGATTTCTTGCGGTCTTGCGGTTTTGATTTTTCGTTGCCTGACCAGAAAAAAGCCCTGTTCTACCAAATCCGTGAACGTCCCTTCGATGATCGATAG